From the Penaeus chinensis breed Huanghai No. 1 chromosome 28, ASM1920278v2, whole genome shotgun sequence genome, one window contains:
- the LOC125039959 gene encoding uncharacterized protein LOC125039959, translating to MCPDLSPDIQQVDDARKTAVIDRELSRLGVDIACLLETRLADSGTLREESYTFFWKGKPPEELRQHGVGFAIRNTLMTSIEPSSAGTERILTFRLSTSSGSATIISVYSPTLYSTPEDKDQFYGALDDISRSPSTDMLYLLGDFNARVGADHEAWLSCLGAYGRGKINDNGQRLLELCCYHGLCITNTFPCKEIHQVSWRHSRSRHWQQLNLVLTRRKDLASVLLTRTYHCADCDTDHSLVASKVRIAPRKIHHSKESGRPRVNTCNARNPLKMQGFLNLLNVTLARGMSEDDTTDLIWSHLRDSIYSAAISAYGKKEHKNADWFKAHWDRMEPVVEAKGKTLLAYKNAPNPTTLTALRVARKTSQQTARHCANTYWLNLCSRIQLAADIDARGMYEGIKKATGPAPSKQLERWVEHYLELDTTQNVVTDAALADTPDLPVMEELDALPTKEELSKAISNLLSGKAPGIDSIPAEVLKGGKPALLEPLHTLLCKCWEKGHIPQDMRDANVITLYKNKGDKSDCNNYRGISLLSIVGKVFARVTLTRLQTLVSTLSPSVASVQAGQQ from the exons ATGTGTCCCGACCTCTCCCCCGACATCCAACAGGTTGATGATGCCAGGAAAACAGCTGTCATCGACAGAGAGCTCTCTCGGCTAGGTGTAGACATTGCATGCTTGCTGGAGACGAGGCTTGCAGACAGTGGCACCCTCAGAGAAGAGAGCTACACCTTCTTCTGGAAAGGTAAACCCCCTGAAGAACTCCGCCAGCATGGTGTCGGCTTTGCCATAAGGAACACACTGATGACCTCCATCGAGCCCTCTTCAGCAGGCACAGAGAGAATTCTGACCTTCCGCCTGTCCACGTCTTCCGGCTCAGCCACCATCATCAGTGTGTACTCGCCCACGCTGTACTCTACCCCTGAGGATAAGGACCAGTTCTATGGTGCCCTGGATGATATATCCCGATCCCCCAGCACTGACATGCTTTACCTCCTTGGCGACTTCAATGCCAGAGTGGGAGCTGACCACGAGGCTTGGCTCTCCTGTCTCGGTGCCTACGGACGCGGGAAGATAAATGACAATGGCCAGCGTCTGCTAGAGCTGTGCTGCTACCACGGCCTTTGCATCACCAACACCTTCCCGTGCAAAGAAATCCATCAGGTCTCCTGGAGACATTCTCGTTCACGCCACTGGCAACAGCTCAACTTGGTATTGACCAGACGCAAGGACCTTGCCAGCGTCCTCCTCACTCGTACCTACCACTGTGCTGACTGCGACACTGACCATTCCCTCGTCGCCAGTAAGGTGCGCATTGCCCCGAGGAAGATACACCACAGCAAGGAGAGCGGACGGCCACGCGTCAACACCTGCAATGCCAGAAACCCCCTTAAGATGCAGGGCTTCCTGAACCTTCTCAACGTGACCCTAGCAAGGGGGATGTCTGAAGACGACACCACAGACCTCATCTGGTCCCACCTGCGGGACTCGATCTACAGTGCAGCCATCTCCGCTTACGGAAAGAAGGAACACAAAAACGCTGACTGGTTTAAGGCTCACTGGGACAGGATGGAGCCTGTGGTTGAGGCTAAGGGGAAGACCCTTCTGGCCTACAAGAACGCCCCAAACCCCACCACGCTTACTGCACTCAGGGTTGCCAGGAAAACATCCCAGCAGACAGCTCGTCACTGCGCAAACACCTACTGGTTGAATCTCTGCAGTAGAATACAACTTGCTGCAGACATAGATGCAAGAGGGATGTACGAGGGCATCAAGAAGGCGACAGGTCCAGCGCCCA GCAAGCAGCTAGAACGATGGGTTGAGCACTACCTGGAGCTGGACACCACACAGAATGTTGTCACTGATGCTGCCCTTGCCGACACCCCCGACCTGCCTGTGATGGAGGAACTTGATGCCCTGCCCACAAAGGAGGAGCTCAGCAAAGCCATCAGCAATCTCTTAAGCGGAAAGGCCCCAGGGATTGACAGCATTCCAGCAGAGGTCCTAAAGGGTGGGAAACCTGCACTACTCGAGCCCCTGCACACCCTTCTCTGCAAATGTTGGGAGAAAGGACACATCCCTCAGGACATGCGTGATGCGAACGTCATCACCCTGTACAAAAACAAGGGTGACAAAAGCGACTGCAACAACTATCGAGGTATCTCTCTCCTGAGCATTGTGGGGAAGGTCTTCGCACGAGTCACCCTTACCCGCTTACAGACCCTCGTGTCTACTCTGAGTCCCAGTGTGGCTTCCGTGCAGGCCGGTCAACAGTAG